A part of Vicia villosa cultivar HV-30 ecotype Madison, WI unplaced genomic scaffold, Vvil1.0 ctg.000114F_1_1, whole genome shotgun sequence genomic DNA contains:
- the LOC131624380 gene encoding uncharacterized protein LOC131624380: MPIYVKFMKEILSRKEKLKLDENTTLAEECYAIIPRKLPQKLIVPSSFIISCSIGSLTINHALCNLGASINLMSLSMMRELKCGEPKQTNMILALVDRLITYPYGVLEDVLISVDRLLFLDDFVILDTSKDFEISLMLGRKFLATSKSLIDVVLGQLILRFNKEKVVFNLFEALKPHKEIPQCY; the protein is encoded by the coding sequence ATGCCTATTTATGTGAAGTTCATGAAAGAGATCTTATCGAGAAAGGAAAAGTTGAAGCTTGATGAAAACACCACTTTGGCGGAAGAGTGTTATGCTATCATCCCGAGGAAGCTTCCACAAAAACTCATTGTTCCAAGTAGTTTTATTATTTCGTGTTCCATCGGTTCGCTAACCATTAATCACGCATTATGTAATTTAGGAGCTAGCATCAATCTAATGTCGTTATCCATGATGAGAGAGTTGAAGTGTGGTGAACCAAAGCAAACAAATATGATCTTGGCACTAGTTGATCGCTTGATTACATATCCATATGGAGTGCTTGAAGATGTCCTTATTAGCGTTGATAGGCTATTGTTTCTAGATGATTTCGTAATTCTTGACACGTCTAAAGATTTTGAAATATCATTAATGTTAGGAAGGAAATTCTTGGCAACAAGTAAATCTCTCATAGATGTTGTACTGGGACAATTGATACTAAGATTTAACAAAGAAAAAGTTGTCTTCAATTTGTTTGAAGCACTAAAGCCCCACAAGGAAATTCCTCAGTGTTACTAG
- the LOC131624306 gene encoding uncharacterized protein LOC131624306, with protein MVVEICSENCNIVSMSPRISFSHDFSQKGPIPIEKHPLRSNSSNSNSSIDFDFGVNENSEHESSSADELFSHGIILPTQIKKKTKNVPLKQATIQPTKPQHYALPPLYANGSKSSKKMITKDVKDLNNDEVDEKHGSNKSFWGFKRSSSCGSGYGRSLCPLPLISRSHSTGSSKKSSSTSRSSYTFGSSNHQKAQVKRCHGGAYGNNSVRVNPLLNVPCSSLFGFGSIFSKVRNKKKQQITCSKNN; from the coding sequence ATGGTTGTTGAAATTTGTTCAGAAAATTGTAATATTGTTTCAATGAGTCCAAGAATTTCATTCTCACATGATTTCTCTCAAAAAGGTCCAATACCAATTGAAAAACACCCTTTAAGATCAAATTCATCTAATTCAAATTCAAGcattgattttgattttggtgTCAATGAAAATTCAGAACATGAATCATCTTCAGCTGATGAGCTTTTTTCTCATGGTATCATTCTTCCTACTCAAATCAAGAAGAAGACAAAAAATGTTCCTTTGAAGCAAGCAACAATTCAACCAACAAAACCTCAACATTATGCCTTACCACCACTCTATGCAAATGGAAGCAAAAGCTCAAAGAAAATGATCACAAAGGATGTGAAAGATTTGAACAATGATGAAGTGGATGAGAAGCATGGCTCAAATAAGTCATTTTGGGGATTTAAGAGAAGTAGTAGTTGTGGAAGTGGATATGGTAGAAGTTTATGTCCTTTGCCACTTATTTCTAGAAGCCATTCAACTGGTTCTTCAAAGAAAAGTTCTTCAACTTCAAGATCCTCTTATACTTTTGGTTCAAGCAATCATCAAAAGGCTCAAGTTAAGAGATGCCATGGTGGAGCTTATGGTAATAATAGTGTTAGGGTTAATCCTCTTTTGAATGTTCCTTGTTCAAGTCTTTTTggttttggttcaattttttcgAAAGTTAGAAATAAGAAGAAACAACAAATTACATGCTCCAAAAATAATTAG